One window from the genome of Acidimicrobiia bacterium encodes:
- a CDS encoding TIGR03620 family F420-dependent LLM class oxidoreductase, which translates to MDLTTTPPSLGPFGVFCWGVVTQPAAEVRAAVRVIEELGYGAIWFPESRGREAFTAASLVLEATERIVVATGIASIWARDPMATAFGAFGLSEAHSGRFVLGLGVSHAPSVTRRGQQYLRPLQRMAEYLDALEAVSTPIAGADAPAVVLAALGPRMLALGASRTAGVHPYFSPVEHTRLARELVGPGPLIAPEQAIVIDANATTARQTARTHMAGYLALDNYRRNLLRLGWSDADLDEGGTDPVVDSVVGWGDTVTVADRLRAHLDAGADHVSIQPLGDPFGLDQLEMLATELAS; encoded by the coding sequence ATGGACCTCACCACCACTCCCCCCTCCCTCGGTCCCTTTGGTGTCTTCTGTTGGGGAGTCGTCACCCAACCGGCGGCCGAGGTTCGAGCCGCGGTCCGGGTGATCGAAGAACTTGGCTACGGGGCGATCTGGTTTCCCGAGAGCCGGGGGCGAGAGGCATTCACCGCGGCGTCGCTGGTTCTCGAGGCGACCGAGCGGATCGTCGTCGCCACGGGCATCGCCAGCATCTGGGCACGCGATCCGATGGCGACCGCATTCGGGGCGTTCGGGCTGTCCGAGGCACACTCCGGGCGCTTCGTGCTCGGACTCGGGGTCAGCCACGCCCCATCGGTGACCCGCCGGGGGCAGCAATACCTTCGCCCCCTGCAGCGGATGGCGGAGTACCTCGATGCCCTCGAGGCCGTATCCACCCCGATCGCGGGGGCTGATGCCCCGGCGGTCGTGTTGGCCGCCCTCGGCCCGCGGATGCTGGCGCTGGGGGCGAGCCGGACCGCCGGGGTGCATCCGTACTTCTCGCCAGTCGAACACACCAGGCTCGCCCGGGAACTAGTCGGCCCCGGCCCGCTGATCGCGCCCGAGCAGGCGATCGTGATCGATGCGAACGCCACCACCGCCCGACAGACCGCGCGCACCCACATGGCCGGATACCTCGCCCTGGACAACTACCGGCGCAACCTCCTTCGTCTCGGGTGGTCCGACGCCGACCTGGACGAAGGGGGCACCGATCCGGTCGTCGACTCGGTGGTGGGATGGGGTGATACCGTCACGGTCGCCGACAGGCTCCGGGCTCACCTCGACGCCGGCGCCGACCACGTCTCGATCCAACCCCTCGGCGACCCGTTCGGGCTCGATCAACTGGAGATGCTGGCTACGGAACTGGCGTCATAG
- a CDS encoding dipeptidase — translation MYDDLKSKIEALLPTLRAELEALVRIPSVSAPSFDAAEVRRSAETTAELLRGAGYRDVRLLEHADAHPAVFGEVPGPAGAPTVLLYAHHDVQPPGEDDGWDTEPFEPEERDGRLYGRGSSDNKAGVVGHAGVLRAYDGAPPVNLKVFIEGEEEIGSANLPGFLAEHGDLLAADVIVIADSGNWRVGVPALTTSLRGLVSAKIEVKVLQAGVHSGQFGGAVPDALTILCRVLASLHDASGEVAVPGLVTGDADPLDLTEEELRSQAGVLPGVELIGSGNLTSRLWMKPAAAVLAIDAPPVAKAINQLIPRATAKVSVRLAPGDLPDRAMKSLVAHLESQPAWGAEVTVTPWESGAPFALGGEDSRVDAFRAAFAEAWGRQPVDMGVGGSIPFVAAFSDAYPEAAIVLTGAADPTSRAHGPNESLDLDDWQKSIVAEAIALRLLGESRTKSQDLDNDSLDS, via the coding sequence ATGTACGACGATCTCAAGAGCAAAATCGAGGCCCTGTTGCCGACATTGCGGGCCGAACTCGAGGCGCTGGTCCGTATTCCCTCAGTGAGCGCACCGAGTTTCGATGCCGCCGAAGTGCGCCGATCGGCTGAAACCACTGCGGAACTGCTGCGAGGCGCCGGGTACCGAGACGTGCGGCTGCTCGAGCACGCCGACGCCCACCCCGCGGTGTTCGGTGAAGTCCCCGGGCCGGCCGGCGCCCCCACCGTTCTGCTCTACGCGCACCACGACGTCCAGCCCCCCGGTGAGGACGATGGCTGGGATACCGAGCCGTTCGAGCCCGAGGAGCGAGACGGCCGCCTCTACGGCCGGGGCTCATCCGACAACAAGGCCGGCGTAGTCGGTCACGCCGGGGTGCTGCGGGCCTACGACGGTGCGCCACCGGTGAACCTGAAGGTGTTCATCGAGGGCGAGGAAGAGATCGGTTCGGCGAACCTTCCCGGCTTCCTCGCCGAACATGGAGACCTGCTCGCCGCCGACGTGATCGTGATCGCCGACTCCGGCAACTGGCGCGTGGGCGTCCCTGCCCTCACCACCTCGCTGCGCGGGCTGGTGTCGGCCAAGATCGAGGTGAAGGTCCTCCAGGCTGGGGTCCATTCCGGCCAGTTCGGCGGGGCGGTCCCCGACGCGTTGACCATCTTGTGTCGAGTCCTCGCCTCGCTCCACGATGCCAGTGGCGAGGTGGCCGTTCCCGGCCTGGTCACCGGCGATGCCGACCCGCTCGACCTCACCGAAGAAGAGCTTCGATCGCAGGCGGGCGTCCTCCCTGGCGTGGAACTCATCGGCTCGGGCAACCTGACGTCACGGTTGTGGATGAAGCCCGCGGCCGCGGTGCTCGCCATCGACGCCCCACCGGTTGCCAAGGCGATCAACCAACTGATCCCGCGGGCCACCGCGAAGGTCAGCGTGCGCCTTGCCCCGGGGGATCTGCCCGATCGAGCGATGAAATCGCTGGTGGCGCACCTCGAGTCACAGCCCGCCTGGGGGGCGGAGGTGACGGTCACACCATGGGAGAGCGGCGCCCCGTTCGCCCTCGGTGGGGAGGACTCGCGCGTCGACGCATTCCGCGCCGCCTTCGCCGAGGCCTGGGGGCGCCAGCCGGTGGACATGGGCGTGGGTGGATCGATCCCGTTCGTGGCAGCGTTCTCCGACGCCTACCCGGAGGCGGCCATCGTCCTCACCGGAGCCGCCGACCCCACCAGCCGGGCCCACGGCCCTAACGAGAGCCTCGACCTGGACGACTGGCAGAAGTCGATAGTCGCCGAGGCGATCGCACTACGGCTCCTAGGAGAGTCAAGAACCAAGAGTCAAGATCTTGACAATGACTCTCTTGATTCTTGA